A single Phycisphaerae bacterium DNA region contains:
- a CDS encoding HAMP domain-containing histidine kinase yields the protein MARISFFKVSLAAKCRILFGLAVLLIVSAALFVPWLRMRDLVHLMNGQLIRQTGRLAIARSELGADNWELKQRALETWWPSNAAKYGYTGPAPRLIRLSDPNQPVAPPDADSFTREAIDEFIRNPSASELPPKWDSSSGAFVYRMAFAVRSAGGKYPAGALLGIVAVEYVAPRARVDFLINFGLSLMAGALAGILAVLVFYLITQKLILSPVRELTEVAESVSQGDHSIRSSIATGDEYEELSRAFNAMLSHLEASENELKRINKSLDTKLAELAERNVALFEADKLKSQFLSIVSHELRTPLASIIGFAELLREASSAEGGRALRYSENIMSSGRMLLGLINDLLDLAKIEAGKLELHLGGVNMEEMIRNLLDFMRPLADKKSLQLSMIAAEGVPTITSDSGRIQQILYNLLSNAVKFTPDGGLIEVSLSALSGDHVSVKVRDTGIGIPPGELDNVFEKFKQIDGSMTREHSGTGLGLAISRELAIRLGGTILVSSEFGKGSEFTVVLPVAAPEGAIDTMTSTINLAD from the coding sequence ATGGCTCGGATCTCTTTTTTCAAGGTTTCGTTGGCGGCAAAATGCCGCATTTTGTTCGGTCTGGCCGTGCTGCTGATCGTTTCTGCCGCGCTGTTTGTACCGTGGCTGCGTATGAGAGACCTCGTTCACTTGATGAACGGTCAGTTGATTCGCCAGACCGGGCGGCTGGCGATCGCCCGGTCCGAACTGGGAGCGGATAACTGGGAGCTCAAACAGCGGGCACTGGAAACCTGGTGGCCGAGCAATGCGGCGAAATACGGCTACACCGGACCTGCTCCGAGGCTGATACGGTTATCGGACCCTAATCAGCCGGTCGCTCCGCCTGATGCCGATTCGTTCACCCGGGAAGCGATCGACGAATTCATCCGCAACCCGAGTGCGTCGGAGCTTCCGCCCAAGTGGGACTCCTCGAGCGGCGCGTTCGTATACCGCATGGCGTTTGCGGTTCGTTCGGCCGGAGGCAAGTATCCGGCGGGGGCGTTGCTCGGGATCGTGGCAGTGGAATATGTCGCGCCACGGGCGCGGGTGGATTTTCTCATCAATTTCGGTTTGAGCCTGATGGCGGGGGCGCTCGCGGGCATTCTGGCCGTGCTGGTGTTTTACCTCATCACTCAGAAGCTGATTCTCTCGCCGGTTCGCGAGTTGACGGAAGTGGCGGAAAGCGTGTCGCAGGGCGATCACAGTATTCGCAGTTCGATCGCGACGGGCGACGAATATGAGGAGCTTTCTCGCGCGTTCAACGCGATGCTTTCGCACCTTGAGGCGTCTGAGAACGAATTGAAGCGGATCAACAAGAGCCTCGATACGAAGCTGGCGGAACTGGCTGAGCGAAATGTCGCTCTCTTCGAGGCCGACAAATTGAAGAGCCAGTTTCTGTCCATCGTGAGTCACGAACTGCGAACTCCGCTGGCGTCGATCATCGGATTCGCCGAGCTGCTGCGCGAGGCCTCCAGCGCCGAGGGCGGTCGCGCGCTTCGATACTCGGAAAATATCATGTCGAGCGGACGCATGCTGCTGGGCTTGATCAATGATCTGCTCGATCTGGCAAAAATCGAAGCCGGCAAGCTGGAACTCCACCTGGGCGGGGTCAACATGGAAGAGATGATCCGCAACCTGCTGGATTTCATGCGGCCGCTCGCAGACAAGAAGAGCCTGCAACTGTCGATGATCGCGGCCGAGGGCGTTCCGACGATCACTTCGGATTCAGGACGGATTCAGCAGATCCTCTACAATCTCCTGTCCAACGCCGTGAAGTTCACACCGGATGGCGGATTGATTGAAGTCAGCCTGTCGGCGCTGAGTGGCGATCACGTCAGCGTCAAGGTGCGAGACACCGGCATCGGCATTCCACCGGGCGAGCTGGACAATGTCTTCGAGAAATTCAAACAGATCGATGGCTCGATGACGCGCGAGCACAGCGGTACCGGGCTGGGACTGGCGATCAGTCGTGAACTTGCGATTCGACTGGGCGGAACGATTCTGGTATCCAGCGAATTCGGGAAAGGGTCGGAGTTCACGGTGGTACTGCCTGTTGCCGCACCCGAGGGCGCGATTGACACCATGACGAGCACGATCAACCTGGCGGACTAA
- a CDS encoding polysaccharide biosynthesis protein: MADSKKSEATPIRGGILRYRDALSWIIHVILFAVSFFIAFGLYFNFRRFDAWLVPFYLPLLAPVVLIKTLVFWRLNLFRGTWRYVGMRDLGAITMGSHVSTFLFVVMFFAMAQFYPQFLSDREPLQFPQSVFLLDWGATIGVVCGARLLVRLYHEEVRHVAASGSRQCLILGAGDTGEALLREILRMRVERHNVVGFLDDDPAKQNSRIHGVPVLGRISEARSFCERFSIEELLLAMPNAPQKALRKIVEQCEGMNVRFRTVPSMEALIEGKVAVSQVRDVQIKDLLGREQVELDQEKIRHQIEGQRILVTGAGGSIGSELCRQICRFGPSRLLLLEQGENNLFEIDRELASSFPDVSRTCLVADITDQCRVDRIISENRPSMIFHAAAHKHVPMMEINVGEAVKNNIHGTRIVADAAKRHGVARFVMISTDKAVNPTSVMGCTKRVAEMYIQQLRQGGQTQFITVRFGNVLGSSGSVIPIFQKQIAAGGPVTVTDPNMTRYFMTIPEASQLVLQAGAMGNDGDIFVLDMGEPVKIVDLAREMITLSGLRPGEDIEIRFTGIRPGEKLYEELSVLGEDMGKTTHEKIYVWRNKKEDWNKVCRQIDAIVAAADSLDGIELRKRLIEIVPEFEPETLTARSEKMPRTATIRESENVRNSASTAKLGTLPFGETPAT; encoded by the coding sequence ATGGCGGACTCCAAAAAGAGTGAAGCAACTCCGATTCGCGGAGGGATCCTCCGCTATCGCGATGCACTCTCATGGATTATTCACGTCATCCTCTTCGCCGTGTCGTTCTTTATCGCATTCGGGCTTTACTTCAACTTCCGGCGATTTGACGCATGGCTCGTGCCGTTCTACCTGCCGCTGCTGGCTCCGGTCGTCCTTATCAAGACACTTGTCTTCTGGCGGCTGAATCTCTTTCGGGGCACATGGCGCTACGTCGGCATGCGCGATCTTGGCGCAATCACGATGGGCAGCCATGTCAGCACGTTCCTGTTCGTCGTGATGTTCTTCGCGATGGCCCAGTTCTATCCGCAATTTCTTTCCGATCGGGAACCGCTTCAATTTCCCCAGTCGGTCTTTCTGCTCGACTGGGGCGCGACGATCGGCGTTGTCTGCGGCGCGCGCCTGCTCGTCCGGCTTTATCACGAGGAAGTTCGGCACGTCGCGGCCTCGGGCAGCCGGCAATGCCTGATCCTCGGCGCGGGTGACACGGGCGAAGCACTGCTGCGCGAGATTCTGCGGATGCGGGTCGAGCGACACAATGTCGTCGGCTTTCTCGATGACGATCCCGCCAAGCAGAATTCCCGCATTCACGGCGTACCCGTGCTCGGCCGAATTTCGGAGGCCCGTTCGTTCTGCGAGCGGTTCAGCATTGAGGAACTGCTTCTTGCCATGCCCAATGCCCCGCAGAAGGCCCTCCGCAAGATCGTCGAGCAGTGTGAGGGCATGAATGTCCGGTTCCGCACCGTTCCGTCCATGGAGGCGCTTATCGAAGGCAAGGTCGCCGTCTCGCAGGTGCGCGACGTCCAGATCAAGGACCTGCTCGGCCGCGAACAGGTCGAACTCGATCAGGAGAAGATCCGACATCAAATCGAAGGGCAGCGGATTCTCGTCACGGGGGCGGGCGGATCGATCGGGTCCGAGCTATGTCGCCAAATCTGCCGATTCGGTCCGAGCCGACTCCTGCTGCTTGAGCAGGGCGAGAACAACCTCTTCGAGATTGATCGCGAACTGGCGTCCTCCTTTCCTGATGTGTCCCGCACCTGTCTCGTCGCCGACATCACCGATCAATGCCGCGTCGATCGCATCATCAGCGAAAATCGACCGTCCATGATTTTTCACGCAGCAGCTCACAAGCACGTCCCGATGATGGAGATCAACGTCGGCGAAGCCGTGAAGAACAACATACATGGCACGCGCATTGTGGCCGATGCCGCCAAGCGTCATGGCGTGGCGCGGTTTGTGATGATCTCGACTGACAAGGCGGTGAATCCGACCTCGGTCATGGGTTGCACAAAGCGCGTCGCCGAGATGTACATCCAGCAACTCCGCCAGGGAGGACAGACCCAGTTCATCACGGTCCGATTCGGCAATGTGCTCGGATCGAGCGGCTCCGTCATACCGATTTTTCAGAAGCAGATTGCCGCGGGTGGGCCGGTGACCGTGACGGATCCGAACATGACGCGGTATTTCATGACCATTCCCGAGGCATCGCAGCTCGTCCTGCAAGCGGGCGCCATGGGCAACGACGGCGATATCTTCGTGCTGGACATGGGGGAGCCGGTCAAGATTGTCGATCTGGCCCGCGAGATGATCACACTCAGCGGGCTTCGCCCCGGCGAGGACATCGAAATTCGATTCACCGGCATTCGCCCCGGCGAGAAGCTCTACGAGGAACTCAGCGTTCTCGGTGAGGACATGGGCAAGACAACCCACGAAAAGATCTATGTCTGGCGCAACAAGAAAGAGGATTGGAACAAGGTTTGTCGACAGATTGACGCCATCGTCGCGGCAGCGGATTCGCTCGACGGCATCGAACTGCGCAAACGCCTGATTGAGATCGTGCCTGAGTTTGAGCCCGAAACGCTGACCGCCCGATCAGAAAAAATGCCGCGCACCGCCACGATACGAGAGAGCGAAAATGTGCGCAATTCCGCCTCGACAGCCAAGCTCGGAACGCTTCCATTCGGCGAAACACCGGCAACCTGA